One Acutalibacter muris DNA window includes the following coding sequences:
- a CDS encoding DUF5605 domain-containing protein: MQTVEKWGRFEISAPGKTEGNPFTDYTCTATFKGKNETVKVDGFYDGEGVYKARFMPSFEGEYSYEMSGTFGGTVTGSFTVTAPTEGNHGPLRVVNQYHFAYEDTTPYYSVGTTCYAWAHQPEEIHRQTLEELDKGYFNKMRFCVFPKHYLHNFRDPETFPYEGTPMDNSGLSEETFTYEMDISGNNWDFTRFNPEHFRRIERCIVELQERGIEADIIVMHPYDRWGFKSMTAEQDDLYWRYVIARFAAYRNVWWSLANEYDLLFSKKLEDWERYAKILCERDPYNHLRGIHNCMAFYNHSRPWITHASLQRQDLYRHVEYTDEYRTRWGKPIVWDEISYEGNIDMGWGNISGQELTRRFWEAAMRGGYAGHGETFVDEENDILWWSHGGPLHGESPERIRFLHRILSETPGYGLKRGSGSFDETVAVPDGVDFLAFGGGAGYEIHYYGFGRPSFRDFIKPEGKWKAEVIDTWEMTITDAGVHEGKFRIKLPGKEYMAVRLTKVD; this comes from the coding sequence ATGCAAACCGTAGAAAAATGGGGGAGGTTCGAGATTTCAGCCCCCGGAAAAACCGAGGGCAACCCCTTCACCGACTACACCTGCACAGCTACATTTAAGGGCAAAAACGAAACTGTAAAGGTGGACGGCTTTTATGACGGCGAAGGCGTGTATAAGGCACGCTTCATGCCCAGCTTTGAGGGGGAATACTCCTATGAGATGAGCGGTACCTTTGGCGGGACCGTCACCGGCTCCTTCACCGTCACCGCCCCCACAGAGGGCAACCACGGCCCCCTGCGGGTGGTGAACCAGTACCACTTTGCCTATGAAGATACCACCCCCTACTACTCCGTGGGTACCACCTGCTATGCCTGGGCCCACCAGCCCGAGGAGATACACCGGCAGACCCTTGAGGAGTTGGACAAGGGCTATTTTAACAAGATGCGCTTCTGCGTATTCCCAAAGCACTACCTCCACAACTTCCGTGACCCGGAGACCTTCCCCTATGAGGGCACGCCCATGGACAACTCCGGGCTTTCGGAGGAGACCTTCACCTATGAAATGGACATTTCCGGCAACAACTGGGACTTCACCCGCTTTAACCCGGAGCACTTCCGGCGCATCGAGCGGTGTATCGTAGAGCTCCAGGAGCGGGGTATAGAAGCCGACATCATCGTTATGCACCCCTACGACCGTTGGGGCTTCAAGTCCATGACGGCGGAGCAGGACGACCTGTACTGGAGGTACGTGATTGCAAGGTTCGCGGCCTACCGCAACGTGTGGTGGAGCCTTGCAAACGAATACGACCTGCTGTTTTCAAAGAAGCTGGAGGACTGGGAGCGTTACGCCAAAATCCTCTGCGAAAGGGACCCCTATAACCATCTGCGGGGCATACACAACTGTATGGCCTTCTACAACCATTCAAGGCCCTGGATAACCCATGCCAGCCTGCAAAGGCAGGACCTTTACAGGCACGTGGAGTACACCGACGAGTATAGAACCCGCTGGGGCAAGCCCATCGTTTGGGACGAGATTTCTTATGAGGGCAACATCGACATGGGCTGGGGCAATATCTCCGGCCAGGAGCTCACCCGCCGCTTCTGGGAGGCGGCTATGCGGGGCGGCTACGCGGGCCACGGCGAGACCTTTGTGGACGAGGAGAACGATATCCTCTGGTGGAGCCACGGCGGTCCCCTCCATGGGGAAAGCCCGGAGCGCATCAGATTCCTGCACAGGATCCTCTCTGAGACCCCAGGCTATGGGCTTAAGCGGGGCAGTGGCAGCTTTGACGAGACCGTGGCCGTGCCGGACGGCGTGGACTTCCTGGCCTTCGGCGGAGGCGCGGGGTATGAGATACACTACTACGGCTTCGGTCGGCCCAGCTTCAGGGACTTTATAAAGCCCGAGGGCAAGTGGAAAGCTGAGGTCATCGACACCTGGGAGATGACAATTACTGACGCAGGGGTGCACGAGGGCAAGTTCCGCATTAAGCTCCCCGGCAAGGAGTATATGGCCGTAAGGCTGACTAAGGTGGACTGA
- a CDS encoding FGGY-family carbohydrate kinase, giving the protein MKYILSIDQSTSGTKALLLDEQGKLLGRADLPHQQIINHQGWVSHGPMEIYRNTITVTKRLIETQGIDSTDITAIGISNQRETSLIWDRATGNPIADAVVWQCGRAQPICDRLKSYTEIIRQKTGLRLSPYFPAAKWAWLLENTPGLTGKSLCCGTIDSWLIYKLTGQFKTDYSNASRTQLFNISTLSWDSELCELLGVAPDMLPQVCMSDSRFGDTDMDGVLPHKIPIYGVLGDSHGALFGQGCTEPGMGKATYGTGSSIMVNLREKPVFSDKGLVTSLAWGMDGKVNYVLEGNINYTGSVIKWLVDEVKLLGSSKEAGALAAQADPKDGTYLVPAFTGLGAPYWKSDAKALLCGMGRGTGRAEIVKAAEESIGYQIADVVNAMREEGVELSELRADGGPTRDKYLMQFQADILGLPVAVPEREELSGIGAGYCAGIAAGVYSSDILSHIDREYYQPQKGRDWVKAHFDGWKNAVSMLLK; this is encoded by the coding sequence GTGAAATATATTCTCAGTATCGATCAGAGCACCTCGGGCACAAAGGCCCTGCTTTTGGACGAGCAGGGAAAGCTTTTGGGCCGGGCCGACCTGCCCCACCAACAGATAATAAACCATCAGGGCTGGGTCAGCCACGGCCCTATGGAGATCTACCGCAACACTATAACTGTCACTAAAAGACTGATAGAGACACAAGGTATTGATTCTACGGACATCACCGCCATCGGCATCAGCAACCAGCGGGAGACCTCCCTCATCTGGGACCGGGCCACCGGCAACCCCATTGCCGACGCGGTAGTCTGGCAGTGTGGACGTGCCCAGCCCATTTGCGACAGGCTGAAAAGTTATACTGAAATAATCAGGCAGAAGACCGGCCTGCGGCTTTCGCCCTACTTTCCGGCGGCGAAGTGGGCGTGGCTTTTGGAGAACACCCCGGGCCTTACGGGAAAATCACTGTGCTGCGGCACGATCGACAGCTGGCTCATCTATAAGCTTACGGGCCAGTTCAAAACCGACTACTCCAACGCCAGCCGCACCCAGCTTTTCAACATCAGCACCCTTAGCTGGGACTCTGAATTATGTGAACTACTCGGCGTGGCCCCCGATATGCTCCCCCAGGTCTGCATGAGCGACAGCCGTTTCGGCGACACCGATATGGACGGGGTACTGCCACATAAAATTCCCATATATGGAGTTTTAGGCGATTCCCACGGCGCTCTCTTTGGCCAGGGCTGCACAGAGCCGGGCATGGGCAAGGCCACATACGGCACAGGCTCGTCAATTATGGTAAACTTAAGGGAGAAGCCGGTTTTCAGCGATAAAGGCCTTGTCACCTCCCTGGCCTGGGGCATGGACGGTAAGGTGAACTATGTGCTGGAGGGAAACATCAATTATACCGGGTCGGTGATAAAGTGGCTGGTGGACGAGGTCAAGCTGCTGGGCTCCTCCAAAGAGGCGGGAGCCCTGGCTGCCCAGGCTGACCCCAAGGACGGCACCTATCTGGTCCCGGCCTTTACCGGGCTGGGCGCGCCCTACTGGAAATCTGACGCGAAAGCCCTTCTGTGCGGCATGGGCCGGGGCACCGGCCGGGCCGAGATTGTCAAGGCCGCGGAGGAGAGCATCGGCTACCAGATAGCCGACGTGGTGAACGCCATGCGTGAAGAGGGCGTGGAGCTCTCCGAGCTCCGGGCCGACGGCGGGCCCACCCGGGACAAATATCTGATGCAGTTCCAGGCGGATATTTTGGGCCTGCCGGTAGCCGTGCCGGAGCGGGAGGAGCTCTCCGGCATCGGCGCGGGGTACTGCGCCGGGATTGCCGCCGGGGTATATAGTTCTGACATATTAAGTCATATAGACCGGGAATATTATCAACCGCAGAAAGGCCGGGACTGGGTAAAAGCCCATTTTGACGGCTGGAAAAACGCAGTCAGTATGTTACTGAAATAA
- a CDS encoding transketolase family protein produces the protein MNKIPNRQIICETLMAHAETDKDIFVLCSDSRGSASLVPFAEKFPDQFVEVGIAEQNLVSLAAGLAACGKKAFAASPACFLSTRSYEQAKVDCAYSNTNVKLIGISGGVSYGALGMSHHSAQDIAAMSALPNMRVYLPSDRHQTKRLIEALLEDEKPAYIRVGRNPVEDIYSESDCPFEMDKATWLQGRGKTVKAALIACGEMVHPALEAAEILEQAGIAASVLDMYCVKPLDSEAVIEAAKASDIVVTVEEHSPYGGLGAMVAQVVGEHCPRKVKCLSLPDAPVITGTSPEVFAHYGLTGEGIAAVVEEILK, from the coding sequence ATGAATAAAATCCCCAACCGTCAGATCATCTGCGAAACCCTGATGGCCCATGCCGAGACTGACAAGGACATCTTCGTGCTGTGCAGCGACAGCCGGGGCAGTGCCAGTCTGGTCCCCTTCGCAGAGAAGTTCCCGGACCAGTTCGTGGAGGTGGGCATCGCCGAGCAGAACCTGGTGAGCCTCGCCGCCGGACTTGCCGCCTGTGGGAAGAAGGCCTTTGCGGCCTCCCCGGCGTGTTTCCTCAGCACCCGCAGCTATGAGCAGGCCAAGGTGGATTGCGCCTACTCTAATACCAACGTGAAACTCATCGGCATCTCCGGCGGGGTCAGCTACGGGGCGCTGGGCATGAGCCACCACTCAGCACAAGATATTGCGGCCATGAGCGCCCTGCCCAACATGAGAGTGTATCTGCCCAGCGACCGCCACCAGACAAAGCGGCTGATTGAGGCGCTTCTGGAGGACGAGAAGCCCGCCTATATCCGGGTGGGCCGTAACCCGGTGGAGGACATTTATAGTGAAAGCGACTGCCCCTTTGAGATGGACAAGGCCACCTGGCTCCAGGGCCGGGGTAAGACCGTAAAGGCGGCGCTCATCGCCTGCGGCGAGATGGTCCACCCGGCCCTGGAGGCTGCTGAAATACTGGAGCAAGCGGGTATCGCCGCCAGCGTCTTAGATATGTACTGCGTGAAGCCCCTGGACAGCGAAGCCGTGATAGAGGCGGCAAAAGCCTCCGATATTGTGGTAACAGTGGAGGAGCACTCACCATATGGTGGGCTCGGTGCGATGGTGGCCCAGGTTGTTGGCGAGCACTGCCCCCGCAAGGTCAAGTGCCTGAGCTTGCCGGACGCCCCGGTCATCACCGGCACGTCCCCGGAGGTGTTCGCCCACTATGGGTTAACTGGGGAGGGCATTGCCGCCGTTGTGGAGGAGATATTAAAGTGA
- a CDS encoding transketolase, which translates to MKLHDLEVLSWDLRQHTLDIIMAGGGGHIGGDMSLMNALLVLYENHLNVTPTTVNDPDRDRFVLSKGHSMETYYAILCHRGFLDLSDVTARFSKFGSPYIGHPNNKLPGIEMNSGSLGHGLPVCVGMALAGKRSGKSYRVYTIMGDGELAEGSVWEGAMAAGHYQLDNLCAVVDRNKLQISGTTEEVMSHEPLGERFAAFGWNVIAVNGDSIAELDRAYTQAKEAKGKPTVIISNTTKGYGSPLMENKAGWHHHLPTAEEHEQIRRDFAAGKERAEHE; encoded by the coding sequence ATGAAGCTGCACGATCTGGAGGTCCTCTCCTGGGACCTGCGACAGCATACCCTGGACATAATAATGGCCGGAGGCGGCGGGCATATCGGCGGGGACATGAGCTTGATGAACGCGCTTTTGGTGCTCTACGAGAATCATCTGAACGTCACTCCGACCACTGTCAACGACCCGGACCGGGACCGTTTTGTGCTCTCAAAGGGGCACTCAATGGAGACATATTATGCCATACTCTGCCATAGGGGCTTTCTTGACCTCAGTGACGTGACCGCAAGATTCTCCAAGTTCGGCTCTCCCTACATCGGCCACCCCAACAATAAGCTGCCGGGCATTGAGATGAACTCCGGCTCCCTGGGCCACGGCCTGCCGGTTTGCGTGGGCATGGCTCTGGCGGGCAAAAGGAGCGGGAAAAGCTATCGGGTCTACACCATCATGGGGGACGGCGAGCTGGCCGAGGGGTCCGTCTGGGAGGGCGCCATGGCCGCCGGGCACTATCAGCTTGACAACCTCTGCGCAGTGGTGGACCGCAATAAACTACAGATTTCCGGCACAACTGAGGAGGTCATGAGCCATGAGCCTTTGGGCGAGCGCTTTGCAGCCTTTGGCTGGAACGTCATAGCGGTGAACGGCGACAGCATTGCCGAACTTGACAGGGCCTACACCCAGGCAAAAGAGGCTAAGGGCAAACCGACCGTTATCATTTCCAACACAACAAAGGGCTACGGCTCCCCACTGATGGAGAACAAGGCGGGCTGGCACCACCACCTGCCCACAGCGGAGGAGCACGAGCAAATCAGGCGGGACTTTGCCGCCGGAAAGGAGCGTGCCGAGCATGAATAA
- a CDS encoding L-fucose/L-arabinose isomerase family protein, giving the protein MSSSIKLGFAPTRRSIFSAPDAVKYRGLTAQRLRELGVEFVDIDDINDEGLLYSEDDRLKILEKFKAAGVDGLFLPHCNFGTEYVCARLAKDLNVPVLLWGPLDERPEPDGTRLRDTQCGLFATGKVLRRFRVPFTYMTNCRLNDPVFERGVKDFLAVCNVVKTFRNIKILQIGPRPFDFWSTMCNEGELLEKFNIQLAPIPLPELTAEVKKAIADGDEVNATIAYCREKMDINVNDEQLTNVAGLAVAMERLVKKYHCNAAALQCWNALQGELGIMPCAANALLNDKGIPVVCETDIHGAVTALLAEAAANDGTRGFFADWTLRHPDLENGELLQHCGPWPLSVAGCKPCITYPLAFDYPGAITAEAKHGDLTLCRFDGDNGEYSLLLGNAKGVDGPKGMGTYLWVEVDNIKRLEAKIVEGPYIHHCVGIHKDVVPVLYEACKYMGITPDLYDENEAQVRAYLRGE; this is encoded by the coding sequence ATGAGCAGCAGTATCAAACTGGGCTTCGCGCCCACCCGGCGGAGCATCTTCAGCGCGCCGGACGCGGTGAAGTACCGGGGCCTGACGGCCCAGCGCCTGCGGGAACTGGGCGTGGAGTTCGTGGACATTGATGACATCAACGACGAGGGCCTGCTCTACAGCGAGGACGACAGGCTGAAGATCCTGGAGAAGTTCAAGGCGGCGGGGGTGGACGGCCTGTTCCTGCCCCACTGTAACTTCGGCACCGAGTACGTCTGCGCAAGGCTGGCAAAGGACCTGAACGTGCCTGTCCTGCTCTGGGGCCCACTGGACGAGCGGCCCGAGCCCGACGGCACAAGGCTTCGGGACACCCAGTGCGGGCTGTTCGCCACCGGGAAGGTACTGCGGCGTTTCCGGGTCCCCTTCACCTACATGACCAACTGCCGCCTGAACGACCCGGTCTTCGAGCGGGGAGTAAAAGACTTTTTAGCCGTATGTAATGTGGTCAAAACTTTCCGCAATATCAAGATATTGCAGATCGGCCCCCGGCCCTTCGACTTCTGGAGCACCATGTGCAACGAGGGGGAGCTGCTGGAAAAATTCAACATACAGCTTGCGCCAATCCCACTGCCGGAGCTGACAGCCGAGGTCAAAAAGGCCATCGCCGACGGTGACGAGGTCAACGCCACCATCGCCTACTGCCGGGAGAAAATGGACATAAATGTCAACGATGAGCAGCTTACGAACGTAGCCGGGCTTGCCGTAGCTATGGAGCGCCTGGTGAAAAAATACCACTGCAACGCCGCCGCCCTCCAGTGCTGGAACGCCCTGCAAGGGGAGCTAGGCATCATGCCCTGCGCCGCCAACGCGTTATTAAATGACAAGGGCATCCCGGTTGTCTGCGAGACCGACATCCATGGCGCGGTGACAGCTCTCTTGGCCGAAGCCGCCGCCAACGATGGCACCCGGGGCTTCTTCGCCGACTGGACCCTCCGCCATCCCGATCTAGAAAATGGGGAGCTCTTACAGCATTGCGGTCCCTGGCCACTATCTGTAGCGGGCTGCAAGCCCTGCATCACCTACCCCTTGGCCTTCGACTACCCCGGGGCAATCACCGCCGAGGCCAAACACGGAGATCTGACTTTGTGCAGATTTGACGGCGACAACGGCGAATACAGCCTGCTGTTGGGCAACGCCAAGGGCGTGGACGGCCCCAAGGGCATGGGCACCTACCTGTGGGTGGAGGTGGACAACATCAAGCGGCTGGAGGCGAAGATTGTGGAGGGTCCGTATATCCACCACTGCGTGGGCATTCACAAGGACGTGGTGCCGGTGCTGTATGAAGCCTGCAAATATATGGGCATAACGCCCGACCTGTACGACGAGAACGAGGCCCAGGTCAGGGCGTATCTGAGGGGGGAATAG
- a CDS encoding substrate-binding domain-containing protein, whose product MKANIRTISEITGFSTATVSNALNNKRGVNRETAEKILKAAREIGYLAGPEVSRVKLVTYIENGSIVNESPFFSLLISGVESECRRLGIDVVSCHLHREDPNYDSYMGELLGDPSCALLVLATEMDEKEAAKLQAAAAPVVILDSWYEDLPFNAVLIDNADAAYKAVSHLIEMGHTRIGHLRGRFQIKNFYYRRQGYLRAMAEHGLTVDPACTLTLSTGMETSRADMAALLEKGPKMPTAFFADNDMIALGAMRALQQAGYKVPGDVSLVGFDDLPFCAISDPPLTTVKVHNYEMGIAAVRRLSELTSRGGEYSTKTQVTSTFVHRSSVLDLGKNKSHTGGIQL is encoded by the coding sequence GTGAAGGCGAATATCAGAACTATCAGCGAGATAACCGGCTTCTCCACCGCCACGGTTTCCAACGCCTTGAACAATAAGCGCGGCGTAAACCGGGAGACCGCCGAAAAGATACTGAAAGCCGCCCGGGAGATCGGCTATCTGGCGGGCCCGGAGGTAAGCCGGGTGAAGCTGGTGACATATATTGAAAACGGCTCCATCGTCAACGAATCGCCCTTCTTTTCCCTGCTCATATCCGGGGTGGAGTCTGAGTGCCGGCGGCTTGGCATAGACGTGGTGTCCTGCCATCTCCACCGGGAGGACCCCAATTATGACAGCTATATGGGCGAGCTGCTGGGCGACCCTAGCTGCGCACTGCTGGTGCTGGCAACGGAGATGGACGAGAAGGAGGCCGCCAAGCTCCAGGCTGCCGCAGCGCCAGTGGTAATACTTGACAGCTGGTACGAGGACCTCCCCTTCAACGCGGTGCTTATTGACAACGCGGACGCAGCCTATAAGGCGGTCTCCCACCTCATTGAGATGGGCCACACACGGATTGGCCACCTTCGTGGAAGGTTCCAGATAAAGAACTTTTACTACCGCCGCCAGGGATATCTCAGGGCCATGGCTGAACACGGCCTGACCGTTGACCCGGCCTGTACCCTGACCTTATCTACCGGCATGGAGACCTCCCGGGCGGATATGGCCGCCCTTTTGGAAAAAGGTCCAAAGATGCCCACGGCCTTTTTCGCCGACAACGACATGATAGCCCTGGGGGCTATGCGGGCCCTACAGCAGGCAGGATACAAGGTCCCCGGGGACGTATCTCTTGTGGGCTTTGACGACCTGCCCTTCTGCGCCATCTCCGATCCGCCCCTGACCACCGTTAAGGTGCACAACTACGAGATGGGCATAGCCGCTGTGCGCCGGTTGTCGGAGCTTACGAGTCGCGGCGGGGAGTACAGCACCAAGACCCAGGTTACCAGCACCTTTGTCCATAGGTCCAGCGTACTGGACCTGGGTAAAAATAAATCACATACTGGAGGAATACAACTATGA